The proteins below come from a single Gordonia pseudamarae genomic window:
- the groES gene encoding co-chaperone GroES, with amino-acid sequence MASVNIKPLEDKILVQAVEAETTTASGLVIPDTAKEKPQEGKVIAVGPGRWDDEGENRIPVDVKEGDTVIYSKYGGTEIKYSGQDYLILSARDVLAVIG; translated from the coding sequence GTGGCGAGCGTGAACATCAAGCCGCTTGAGGACAAGATCCTGGTGCAGGCAGTCGAGGCCGAGACGACCACCGCTTCGGGTCTGGTCATTCCGGACACCGCCAAGGAGAAGCCGCAAGAGGGCAAAGTCATCGCGGTCGGCCCCGGCCGCTGGGACGACGAGGGCGAGAACCGCATCCCGGTCGACGTCAAAGAGGGCGACACCGTCATCTACAGCAAGTACGGCGGCACCGAGATCAAGTACTCGGGTCAGGACTACCTGATCCTGTCGGCGCGCGACGTGCTGGCCGTGATCGGCTAG
- a CDS encoding sigma-70 family RNA polymerase sigma factor, translated as MRLTDSELDDAVRAARQGDRAALTSVLESVQEPILRYCRGRLGVGERHLFSADDVAQEALMAVMTALPRYQEQGRPFMAFVYGIASHKVADAMRAVGRVRSDPVEDVPERPTGVAGPEQLALNADVSRQMRELLELLPEKQREILVLRLVVGLSAEETATVVGSTAVAVRVAQHRALSRLKKLIGKAGDPR; from the coding sequence ATGAGATTGACAGATAGTGAGTTGGACGATGCTGTCCGCGCCGCACGGCAGGGTGACCGTGCGGCACTCACGTCAGTTCTCGAGAGCGTGCAGGAACCGATCTTGCGCTATTGCCGAGGACGTCTGGGAGTCGGAGAACGGCACTTGTTCTCCGCTGATGATGTCGCGCAGGAGGCACTGATGGCAGTGATGACGGCGCTGCCCCGCTATCAAGAGCAGGGCAGGCCCTTCATGGCCTTCGTGTACGGGATCGCGTCGCACAAGGTCGCCGACGCCATGCGGGCGGTCGGCCGGGTGCGCTCGGATCCCGTCGAGGATGTACCGGAAAGACCCACCGGCGTCGCCGGGCCCGAACAACTGGCCCTCAACGCCGACGTCAGTCGGCAGATGCGTGAGCTGCTGGAACTGCTTCCTGAAAAGCAGCGGGAAATCCTGGTCCTGCGGCTCGTCGTAGGGCTGTCGGCGGAAGAAACCGCGACGGTCGTCGGGTCCACCGCGGTTGCGGTGCGTGTGGCGCAGCACCGTGCGCTGTCCCGGCTCAAGAAACTTATCGGTAAGGCAGGTGATCCGCGATGA
- the groL gene encoding chaperonin GroEL (60 kDa chaperone family; promotes refolding of misfolded polypeptides especially under stressful conditions; forms two stacked rings of heptamers to form a barrel-shaped 14mer; ends can be capped by GroES; misfolded proteins enter the barrel where they are refolded when GroES binds): MAKHIEFDDTARRALERGINALADTVKVTLGPRGRHVVLEKAFGGPTVTNDGVTIARDIDLDDPGENLGAQLVKSVATKTNDVAGDGTTTATVLAQAIVTAGLRNVTAGANPIALGIGIGKAADAISAELLRVATPVDGETAIAQVATVSSRDEEVGTMVGKAMSTVGADGVVTVEEGSGLNTELDITEGVQFDKGYLSPYFVTDPDNQEAILDDALVLLYRDKISSLPDFLPLLEKVVNAGKSVLVVAEDVEGEPLSTLVVNSIRKTIRAVAVKAPYFGDRRKAFLEDLAVVTGGTVISTDIGVTLADAGLELLGSVRRAVITKDNTTLVDGAGTSEEIAARVEQLKREIENSDSDWDREKLQERLAKLAGGIAVIRVGAATETALKERKHRVEDAVAAAKAAVEEGIIPGGGSAIVQAAKVLDGLADTLPTDEALGVRVVATALRAPLYWIATNAGLDGAVVVAKVAEAESGHGFNAATLTYGDLLADGIIDPVKVTRSAVVNAASVARMVLTTETAITDKPAADSGAHAHHGHAH; the protein is encoded by the coding sequence ATGGCCAAGCACATCGAATTCGACGACACCGCTCGCCGGGCACTCGAACGCGGCATCAACGCCCTCGCCGACACCGTCAAGGTCACTCTCGGACCCCGCGGTCGGCATGTCGTACTCGAGAAAGCCTTCGGCGGCCCGACCGTCACCAACGACGGCGTCACCATCGCCCGCGACATCGACCTGGACGACCCGGGCGAGAATCTCGGCGCCCAGCTTGTCAAGTCCGTTGCCACCAAGACCAACGACGTCGCCGGCGACGGCACCACCACCGCCACCGTCCTGGCCCAGGCCATCGTCACCGCGGGCCTGCGCAACGTGACCGCCGGCGCCAACCCCATCGCCCTCGGCATCGGGATCGGCAAGGCCGCCGACGCGATCAGCGCCGAACTGCTGCGCGTGGCAACCCCCGTCGACGGCGAAACCGCCATCGCCCAGGTCGCCACCGTGTCCTCGCGCGACGAGGAGGTCGGGACGATGGTCGGCAAAGCGATGTCCACCGTCGGGGCCGACGGTGTCGTCACCGTCGAAGAAGGTTCGGGACTGAACACCGAACTCGACATCACCGAGGGCGTCCAGTTCGACAAGGGCTATCTCTCGCCGTACTTCGTCACCGACCCCGACAACCAGGAGGCGATCCTCGACGACGCCCTGGTGCTGCTCTACCGCGACAAGATCAGCTCCCTGCCCGATTTCCTGCCGCTCCTGGAGAAGGTCGTCAACGCGGGCAAGTCGGTCCTGGTCGTCGCCGAGGACGTCGAAGGTGAGCCGCTGTCGACCCTCGTCGTCAACTCGATCCGTAAGACCATCCGCGCCGTCGCCGTCAAAGCGCCCTACTTCGGCGACCGTCGCAAGGCCTTCCTCGAAGACCTCGCCGTCGTCACCGGCGGCACCGTCATCTCCACCGACATCGGTGTCACCCTCGCCGATGCCGGCCTCGAACTGCTCGGTTCGGTCCGTCGCGCCGTCATCACCAAGGACAACACCACCCTGGTCGACGGCGCCGGCACGAGCGAGGAGATCGCGGCCCGCGTCGAACAGCTCAAGCGCGAGATCGAGAACAGCGACTCGGACTGGGACCGCGAGAAGCTGCAGGAGCGGCTCGCCAAGCTCGCCGGCGGCATCGCCGTGATCCGAGTCGGCGCGGCCACCGAAACCGCGCTCAAGGAGCGCAAGCACCGCGTCGAGGACGCCGTCGCGGCCGCCAAGGCAGCCGTGGAGGAAGGCATCATCCCCGGCGGTGGCTCGGCGATCGTGCAGGCGGCCAAGGTCCTCGACGGACTCGCCGACACCCTGCCCACCGACGAGGCGCTCGGCGTGCGGGTGGTTGCCACCGCATTGCGGGCGCCCCTGTACTGGATCGCCACCAATGCCGGACTCGACGGGGCCGTCGTCGTGGCCAAGGTCGCCGAGGCCGAGAGCGGCCACGGCTTCAACGCCGCCACCCTGACCTACGGCGACCTGCTCGCCGACGGCATCATCGATCCGGTCAAGGTCACCCGCTCGGCCGTCGTCAACGCTGCCTCCGTCGCACGTATGGTCCTCACCACCGAGACCGCCATCACCGACAAGCCGGCCGCCGACAGCGGTGCGCACGCTCACCACGGCCACGCGCACTGA
- a CDS encoding WhiB family transcriptional regulator translates to MPQPNHLPGPNADIWDWQMHGLCRGVDSSMFFHPDGERGRARAQRERRAKEMCHRCPVIAQCREHALAVAEPYGIWGGLSESERSILMKRGVGRRIA, encoded by the coding sequence ATGCCTCAGCCCAATCACCTCCCCGGCCCCAACGCTGACATCTGGGATTGGCAGATGCATGGTCTGTGCAGAGGCGTGGATTCGTCGATGTTCTTTCACCCCGACGGTGAACGCGGCCGGGCCCGCGCACAGCGCGAACGGCGCGCCAAGGAGATGTGTCACCGTTGCCCGGTCATCGCGCAATGCCGCGAACATGCTCTCGCGGTGGCCGAGCCCTACGGCATCTGGGGCGGACTGAGCGAGTCCGAACGCAGCATCCTGATGAAGCGCGGTGTGGGCCGCCGCATCGCCTGA
- a CDS encoding ABC transporter permease: MSEVNDAIIHIGPRLAVALVLLTALAAFVNHLSGSRLAAATVRAVARAIVQLGVLALVVTIVIDVLWASILFVLVMAAIASSTSAGRVTEAHAATGSATGPGAAAGNATRTATAVRREAMRTTILCAIPVGLPTLVIVALLVATGVLPMTGLAIIPTAGIMFGAAMNTTSLAGKHCLDSLAERFGEVEAAMSLGFLVREARLEICRPAAATALIPALDQTRSVGLVTIPGSFVGMVLGGASPAAAAAMQLFVLIALLAVSAIAAALTAEFVARGLLARSVVGG; this comes from the coding sequence ATGAGCGAGGTCAACGACGCGATCATCCACATCGGCCCGAGGCTGGCCGTCGCGCTGGTCCTGCTCACCGCATTGGCCGCGTTCGTGAACCACCTCAGCGGCAGCCGGCTGGCCGCCGCCACCGTGCGCGCCGTCGCGCGGGCGATAGTGCAGCTGGGTGTGCTGGCACTGGTGGTGACCATCGTCATCGACGTGCTGTGGGCGTCGATCCTTTTCGTACTCGTCATGGCCGCGATCGCCTCTAGCACTTCGGCGGGCAGGGTCACCGAGGCGCACGCGGCGACGGGAAGCGCGACCGGACCGGGTGCGGCGGCGGGAAATGCCACCCGCACCGCGACGGCGGTTCGCCGTGAGGCGATGCGCACGACGATCCTGTGCGCCATCCCGGTCGGGCTGCCGACCCTGGTGATCGTGGCGCTGCTGGTCGCCACGGGTGTTCTGCCGATGACCGGACTGGCGATCATCCCGACGGCCGGGATCATGTTCGGGGCCGCGATGAACACCACCTCGCTCGCGGGCAAGCACTGCCTCGACAGCCTCGCCGAACGGTTCGGCGAGGTGGAGGCCGCGATGTCACTGGGCTTCCTCGTCCGCGAGGCGCGTCTGGAGATCTGCCGTCCCGCCGCGGCCACCGCGCTCATCCCCGCCCTCGACCAGACCCGGTCGGTCGGGCTGGTCACCATCCCCGGCTCGTTCGTCGGGATGGTGCTCGGCGGCGCGTCACCGGCGGCGGCCGCCGCCATGCAGTTGTTCGTGCTGATAGCGCTGCTCGCGGTCAGCGCGATCGCCGCGGCGCTGACCGCCGAGTTCGTCGCCCGCGGGCTGCTGGCGCGATCGGTGGTCGGCGGCTGA